From Camelina sativa cultivar DH55 chromosome 20, Cs, whole genome shotgun sequence, the proteins below share one genomic window:
- the LOC104770660 gene encoding protein Dr1 homolog isoform X1 has protein sequence MDPMDIVGKSKEDASLPKATMTKIIKEMLPPDVRVARDAQDLLIECCVEFINLVSSESNDVCNKEDKRTIAPEHVLKALQVLGFGEYIEEVYAAYEQHKYETMQDTQRSVKWNSGAQMTEEEAAAEQQRMFAEARARMNGGVPVPQPEHPETNQRSPQS, from the exons ATGGATCCAATGGATATAGTCGGCAAATCCAAGGAAGACGCTTCACTTCCaaaag CTACGATGACTAAAATCATAAAGGAGATGTTACCACCAGATGTTCGTGTTGCTAGAGATGCTCAAGATCTTCTCATTGAATGTTGTGTAG AGTTTATAAATCTTGTATCTTCAGAATCCAATGATGTTTGTAACAAAGAGGACAAACGGACGATTGCACCTGAGCATGTTCTCAAGGCACTACAGGTTCTTGGTTTTGGAGAATACATTGAGGAAGTCTATGCTGCGTATGAGCAACATAAGTATGAAACCATG CAGGACACACAGAGAAGTGTAAAATGGAACAGTGGAGCTCAAATGACTGAGGAGGAAGCAGCGGCTGAGCAACAACGTATGTTTGCAGAAGCACGTGCAAGAATGAATGGAGGTGTTCCGGTTCCTCAACCTGAACATCCAGAAACCAATCAGAGAAGTCCACAAAGCTAA
- the LOC104770659 gene encoding G patch domain-containing protein TGH gives MASDEEDFVFHGTPIEREEEIASRKKKAVAGASGNLRTLPAWKQEVTDEEGRRRFHGAFTGGYSAGYYNTVGSKDGWAPQSFTSSRKNRAGARKQSISDFLDEDEKADMEGQSLSASSQFDTFGFTAAEYSRKQVEKEQHERPSAIPGPVPDELIAPVSESIGVKLLLKMGWRRGHSIKDVRASSDARREARKAFLAFSTDENTKETSDSMVSETEVETSLDPQFSEDIKISESTPVYVLNPKQDLHGLGYDPFKHAPEFREKKRSRLSANKEAGFRKPLSMKESLFGPKSGKIAPGFGIGALEELDVEDEDVYGGYDFDQTYVIEDEQPAKPSNDNRLRLTSKEHDVLPGFGAAKNSDYSMERFNPPKIPKDFVTRHKFSGPLEAETKPTLSAPPDVPPPADNNLKLLIEGFATFVSRCGKLYEDLSREKNQSNQLFDFLRGGNGHEYYARRLWEEQQKRGDQSKLTIDVKPSSSVQKMTAEERGSLLGEKPLQRSLKETDTSASSGGSFQFPTNLSDTFTKSASTQEAADAVKPFKDDTAKQERFEQFLKEKYKGGLRSTDFNRVNSMSESARAQERLDFESAAEAIEKGKAYKEVRRATERPLDFLAGGLQFTSGGTEQIKDTGVVDMKSSTTYPKREEFQWRPSPLLCKRFDLPDPFMGKLPPAPRARNKMDSLIFMPDTVKAASARQVSESQEHKKETSIEEPEVEVEVENVERPVDLYKAIFSDDSEDDEDQVMNGKIQEGQEKKNEAAASTLNRLIAGDFLESLGKELGFEVPSDVPYQEGTKPMEEENKSRSKPESSSEKRPDRSGFKEKVEEKTSSLTLGSEDEKSRKKREKSPRKRSGGNDLSSPSESSGDERSKKRSSKKDRYRNNDSESDSSSDYHSRDKQGSRSRRKRRESSREKRSSHKKHSKHHRSKKSSSSKLVYSSDEDRKESKREKRRRRD, from the exons ATGGCGTCAGACGAGGAGGATTTCGTATTTCATGGAACACCAATAGAGCGCGAGGAAGAAATCGCGAGCCGGAAGAAGAAAGCAGTCGCTGGTGCTTCAGGCAATCTTAGAACTCTCCCTGCTTGGAAGCAAGAG GTGACTGATGAAGAAGGCCGGAGAAGGTTCCATGGAGCATTTACTGGTGGATATTCTGCTGGGTATTACAATACAGTGGGGTCAAAAGACG GCTGGGCTCCACAGTCATTTACATCATCAAGGAAGAACAGAGCTGGAGCAAGGAAGCAAAGTATTTCAGACTTtttagatgaagatgaaaaggCG GATATGGAGGGCCAATCACTGTCCGCGAGCTCACAGTTTGACACGTTTGGTTTTACGGCAGCCGAATATTCCCGCAAGCAAGTTGAGAAAGAACAGCATGAGAG GCCATCAGCCATTCCTGGCCCAGTGCCTGACGAACTTATTGCTCCAGTTTCAGAGTCAATTG GGGTCAAACTTTTACTAAAGATGGGATGGCGGCGTGGTCATTCAATAAAAGATGTGCGTGCTAGTTCAG ATGCTCGTAGAGAAGCTAGGAAAGCATTCTTAGCCTTCTCTACTGATGAGAATACGAAGGAAACGTCCGACTCAATGGTTTCGGAGACTGAAGTGGAAACTTCTCTGGATCCACAGTTTAGTGAAGATATTAAAATTTCTGAAAGCACTCCT GTATATGTTCTCAATCCAAAGCAGGACCTGCATGGATTAGGATATGATCCTTTCAAGCATGCTCCTGAATTTAGAG aaaagaaaagatctcGCTTGTCTGCCAATAAGGAGGCTGGCTTCAGAAAGCCTTTGTCAATGAAGGAAAGTCTTTTTGGACCCAAAT CAGGAAAGATTGCTCCGGGTTTTGGCATTGGGGCACTTGAAGAACTTGATGTTGAGGATGAAGATGTCTATGGTG GTTACGATTTTGATCAGACTTATGTCATAGAAGATGAACAGCCAGCAAAACCGAGCAATGACAATAGACTGAGGTTAACCTCCAAAGAGCATGACGTTCTGCCAGGTTTTGGAGCTGCTAAGAATTCTGACTACAGTATGGAGAG GTTTAATCCTCCAAAAATCCCGAAGGATTTTGTGACCCGGCATAAATTTTCTGGTCCTCTTGAGGCTGAAACTAAGCCAACTCTTTCTGCTCCTCCGGATGTTCCTCCCCCTGCAGATAATAATCTGAAACTTTTGATCGAGGGCTTTGCAACTTTTGTTTCCCGTTGTGGTAAACTATATGAGGATCTTTCTAGAGAGAAGAACCAATCAAATCAGCTGTTTGATTTTCTCCGGGGAGGTAATGGTCATGAATACTACGCTAGAAGGCTGTGGGAGGAGCAGCAAAAGCGAGGTGATCAAAGTAAGCTGACAATAGATGTTAAGCCGTCTTCCAGTGTACAGAAAATGACTGCAGAAGAACGTGGCAGCTTATTAGGGGAAAAGCCATTGCAGAGAAGTTTGAAAGAAACCGATACTTCTGCTTCTTCTGGGGGCTCCTTCCAGTTCCCGACCAATCTCTCTGATACATTTACCAAATCAGCTTCAACT CAAGAGGCAGCAGATGCTGTTAAGCCCTTCAAAGATGATACGGCTAAACAAGAGAGATTTGAGCAGTTTCTTAAGGAGAAATACAAAGGAGGGTTACGTTCAACAGACTTCAACAGAGTTAACAGCATGTCTGAATCAGCTCGTGCTCAAGAGAGGCTGGACTTTGAGTCTGCAGCTGAGGCAATCGAGAAAGGGAAAGCTTATAAGGAGGTCAGACGGGCTACTGAACGGCCTCTCGACTTCCTTGCAGGCGGCCTGCAGTTTACTTCTGGTGGAACAGAG CAAATTAAAGACACTGGAGTGGTAGACATGAAATCAAGTACGACATATCCTAAAAGGGAAGAGTTCCAATGGCGTCCTTCACCTCTTTTGTGCAAACGATTTGATCTCCCTGATCCTTTCATGGGAAAG CTGCCTCCTGCTCCGCGAGCTAGAAACAAAATGGATTCTCTCATATTCATGCCGGATACAGTGAAAGCTGCATCTGCACGTCAAGTATCTGAGTCGCAAGAACATAAGAAAGAGACATCAATAGAGGAGCCTGAAGTAGAGGTAGAAGTGGAGAATGTGGAGAGACCTGTTGATCTTTACAAG GCCATCTTCTCTGATGAttctgaagatgatgaagatcaagTAATGAACGGAAAGATACAAGAGggtcaagaaaagaagaatgaagCGGCTGCAAGCACATTAAACCGACTTATAGCTGGTGACTTTCTAGAATCTCTAGGGAAAGAACTAGGGTTCGAAGTACCATCTGATGTCCCATACCAGGAAGGAACCAAGCCAATGGAAGAAGAGAACAAGTCCAGAAGCAAACCCGAAAGCTCTTCAGAGAAAAGACCAGATAGATCTGGATTTAAAGAGAAAGTGGAGGAAAAGACGAGTAGCCTCACTCTCGGGTCTGAAGATGAAAAGAgtagaaaaaagagagagaaatcgcCAAGAAAGCGGAGTGGCGGCAACGATCTATCATCACCGAGTGAATCTTCAGGAGATGAGCGGAGTAAAAAACGATCTAGTAAGAAGGATAGATATAGAAACAATGATTCAGAGAGCGATTCATCCAGCGACTACCACAGCAGGGATAAGCAAGGTTCAAGGTCAAGAAGGAAGCGAAGAGAATCTtctagagagaagagaagtagCCACAAGAAGCACTCAAAGCATCACAGGAGCAAGAAGTCATCTTCTTCAAAGCTTGTGTATAGCTCAGACGAAGATCGGAAAGAGTCAAAGCGGGAGAAGAGGAGGCGACGAGACTGA
- the LOC104770660 gene encoding protein Dr1 homolog isoform X2: MDPMDIVGKSKEDASLPKATMTKIIKEMLPPDVRVARDAQDLLIECCVEFINLVSSESNDVCNKEDKRTIAPEHVLKALQVLGFGEYIEEVYAAYEQHKYETMDTQRSVKWNSGAQMTEEEAAAEQQRMFAEARARMNGGVPVPQPEHPETNQRSPQS; the protein is encoded by the exons ATGGATCCAATGGATATAGTCGGCAAATCCAAGGAAGACGCTTCACTTCCaaaag CTACGATGACTAAAATCATAAAGGAGATGTTACCACCAGATGTTCGTGTTGCTAGAGATGCTCAAGATCTTCTCATTGAATGTTGTGTAG AGTTTATAAATCTTGTATCTTCAGAATCCAATGATGTTTGTAACAAAGAGGACAAACGGACGATTGCACCTGAGCATGTTCTCAAGGCACTACAGGTTCTTGGTTTTGGAGAATACATTGAGGAAGTCTATGCTGCGTATGAGCAACATAAGTATGAAACCATG GACACACAGAGAAGTGTAAAATGGAACAGTGGAGCTCAAATGACTGAGGAGGAAGCAGCGGCTGAGCAACAACGTATGTTTGCAGAAGCACGTGCAAGAATGAATGGAGGTGTTCCGGTTCCTCAACCTGAACATCCAGAAACCAATCAGAGAAGTCCACAAAGCTAA
- the LOC104770658 gene encoding thymidine kinase b-like, which translates to MFGVSMRTLISPSLSPFSLHLHHLPKPSLFSTVLRFSSAINNNIKSPKNSPRSAISTVKSQTTASSSSSPPQSHPLSFSPPGEIHVVVGPMFSGKTTTLLRRILAEKLTGKKIAVIKSNKDTRYCTESIVTHDGEKFPCWSLPDLSSFKERFGTDEYENRLDVIGIDEAQFFGDLYEFCREAADKEGKTVIVAGLDGDFMRRRFGSVLDLIPIADTVTKLTSRCEVCGKRASFTMRKTEEKVTELIGGAEVYMPVCRNHYVCGQSVLETARAVLDSSSTKTHDVVVASSL; encoded by the coding sequence ATGTTTGGTGTTTCGATGAGAACATTAATCTCACCAtctctttctcccttctctcttcatcttcatcatctccctAAACCTTCTCTCTTCTCCACCGTCCTTCGCTTCTCCTCcgcaatcaacaacaacatcaaatcccCCAAAAATTCACCTCGTTCCGCAATTTCCACCGTAAAATCACAGACAACggcatcatcatcctcatcaccACCACAATCTCACCCACTCTCCTTCTCACCTCCCGGAGAAATCCACGTCGTGGTCGGTCCAATGTTCTCCGGAAAAACAACAACGCTTCTCCGCCGTATCCTCGCCGAGAAACTAACCGGCAAAAAAATCGCCGTCATCAAATCGAACAAAGACACGAGGTACTGCACTGAATCGATAGTGACTCACGACGGCGAGAAGTTCCCGTGCTGGTCACTCCCAGATCTATCGAGTTTCAAGGAGAGATTCGGTACCGACGAGTACGAGAATCGGTTAGACGTGATCGGGATCGACGAAGCTCAGTTCTTCGGAGATCTCTACGAGTTCTGCCGCGAAGCTGCTGATAAAGAAGGTAAAACCGTAATCGTCGCTGGATTGGATGGTGATTTCATGAGGAGGAGGTTTGGTTCAGTGCTTGATTTGATTCCGATTGCGGATACCGTCACGAAGCTGACGTCGCGGTGTGAGGTTTGTGGGAAGAGAGCTTCGTTTACGATGAGGAAGACGGAGGAGAAAGTGACGGAGCTTATCGGTGGAGCTGAAGTGTATATGCCTGTGTGTAGGAATCATTACGTTTGCGGTCAAAGCGTTTTGGAAACCGCTCGTGCCGTTTTGGATTCGTCTTCTACCAAAACGCATGATGTTGTTGTAGCGAGTTCACTTTAA